The genome window GCTCTCTCACTCTGCGCATTTGCAAGACCCCTTCCCCCAATAACCTAGGAGTCTCAGTGTCTTGGCCTTTGATAGACACCTGGACTCCTTTCGGCccatcctgtccatgctgacccagatatccctaaccctaacccagtcccattccccagccctcggcccatctccctctaaccccttcctatccctgtccccaCCCTGATGCCTTTGCAATGCTGTCATTGTCCCAGCCTccccccacatcctctggcagctcattccacacacgcaccaccctctggggggaaaagttacccctcagctccctttcccctctccccttaaacctacccccctctagttctggacacccccaccccagggggtaaagacctggtctatttaccctctccatgtcccctcatgattttataaacctctataaggtcacccctcagcccccgacaccccagggaaaacagccccagcctgttcagcctctccctgtagctcagaccctccaaccctggcaacatccttgtaaatcttttctgacccctttcaagtttcacaacatctttccgataggaaggagaccagaattgcacacaatattccaacagtggccctaaccaatgtcctgtacagctgcaacatgaccctcccaactcctgtactcaatactctgaccaataaaggaaagcataccaaacgctgccttcactatcctatccacctgcgactccactttcaaggagctatgaacctgctctccaaggtctctttgttcagcaacactccccaggacctcaccatgaAGTGTATGAGTGCAGTATTGCATGACCCTTCCCGATTCCCTGCTGTCCCTGTGCGTGATTGCACAAggtcccctcacccaccccccccctccacacaccGTCCCCCTCCACAGTTTCTCTCTCTTGACTGAAGTAATCCCCCCGCTCTTCCAGAACGGCCAATTCCGGGTTTTCCCGTGTTGCGTGGGGGatatccctctccctccagcagCCTCCCTGTGTGCACCCACCACCGCTCCAAATCCCAAACGTAGATGTCGGAGACGCTCCGGGTCCTGGAGCCAATCCCCGCGGAATTCCTGCTGCTGACTTCTCCCGGAACCAGCCCCAGCTCGGGTTGGGGgatgtggggggtggagggggagacaTTGGGTGCGGTAAAACGGCCCCAACCCATCCTCATCCCTCAATTTTTGCTttttcctcactccctccccttcccttcccttccctccctccctccctttctccccctTCCTTTCTCCCCCTTCCCCTACCCCCCTgctcccacccctcctccccccccaatccccctcctcccccccatccccctcctcccccccaatccccctcctcctccccccatccctcctcctccccccatccctcctcctccccccatccctcccccaccccacccccccctcccccaccctcctccctccctcctccctccctcctcccccctccctcccccctccccttcatCTCCCACCCCCCTTCATCTCCCACCCCCCTTTcatctcccacccccctccctttctctctctcccctcctctctcccacactctctccccacccctcccccttccatccaccctgtctcccccccaccccctcccccaggaaGCAGTGGATCCCTCCTCCCGCGGTAACGCTGACCTTCATCTGAACCGATCGACGGTGAGCTCTTTTGGAGGGAGGTGGGAGGGGCTGGAGCTGGGGGGTGTCCCCGGGacggtgtgggggaggggctggagCTGGGGGGTGTCCCCGGGACGGAGCGGGGGAGGGGCTGGAGCTGGGGGGGTGTCCCCGggacggggagggggaggggggcaggggaGGGCTTGCGCGGGACAACCAAGGGGCAAACGCTGGCCTTCCTGGGCGCTGTGCTTCGAAGAGCTAGCACAGAGCCAGCGGTCCGAACGTCCTCCGTCTCTGCGCTGCCGGGTGGGGTGTCCGTGCGCGGTAGTGTACAGCctcagggtgagggagggaggggcctggggagaggggagggggggaggtgatCACaccgaggggaggggggtggggcgggtGGAGCAGATGGTCCGCCCTTCCCATCGCTGGGGGATTGACCCGGGCTGGGGTGGGGGCgatgggatgggggatggggtggggtggggtcctCATCCCTCCCCTGTGGGTCCGGGAGGCAGGTCCACCCTCAGTCAGAGGTCAGTGCCAGAGGCCCCTCTAATCTATCTCTGCTCgcccccccacccactctccttcccccctctccttctccctctcctcccccctctcttccccccccccccccccgatagcTGTATAAGTACGGGGAGAGTTACTCTGACGCTCTGCGGGGATTTGCCCGGGCCGCTGCCCTGGACCCAGCCTTGCCTGAACCCCGGATCCGGGAGACGCAGCTCCTCACCTACCTGGAGCGACTCGCCACCCTCCTCCGGCAGAAGGTGAGTGACACCCCCCTACCCCGGTTCACATCACAGGGGGGgctggtgttcccgtgtatctgccccacccccccccccttccctcaGGATGGACGTGGCCGTGGGGAGGGTTTGGGGAAGGGGCTGTCTGAGGTGACTCGGGGAGTTGCTGCAGTGAGTCCTGTAGAGGGTACACACCTCTATCTCAACGGGATCCCccccaggatggtgatagtgggggggggaggggggattcagtgatggtaacgccattgaacgtcaagggggcgatggttagattctctaaTTGCGAATGGTCAttgtgtggtgtttgtgtgtgtgcgcgcgtgtgtcgggggaggtggtgggtgggtggaggtgtgtgtgtgtgtgtgtgtgtgtgtgtgtgtgtgtgtgtggggcggaggtggtgtgggggtgtgtgtgggtgtgtgtgtacctATGTGTTTggcgggtgtgtgtgggtgtatctaTGTGTattggtgggtggtgtgtgtatggattgtagccccctgtccctccctcagcggGACTGGGTGGGTCCCTGTCTCGCAGTGCCTGAGTAGTTGTGCTCACGGGTTGTGAAAGGGCTGGTGTTTCTGTGGTTCTGCCTTCAGGGCATGCTGAAGACCAAGCGACTGAACACGATGATGGCCAGCCTGCAGAACAAGGAGCTGGCCACCTACAAGGCGCGGACCTACACGGGGAGCAGTGGCAAGGagctctctctcaccctgaaaCCACTGCGGGGTCTCAGTCCCGGCCTCAACACGGGCACGGTGGTCATTGGCAAGGTGCTCTTCAGTCTCACCGACGAGGAGAAAGTGCCGTTGTGAGTCCTGAATGTCAGCGGGAAGCAGGAAGGGTCATCATGGGCTCAGCGGGGACCCTGTTATCAGGGGCGGTGTGTGGaggggggacggtgtgtgggggggggacggtgtgtgggggggggacggtgtgtgggggggggaaggtgtgtgGAGGGGGGAAGGTGTGTGGAGGGGGGACGGTGTGTGGAGGGGGGACGGTGTGTGGAGGGGGGACGGTGTCTGTGTTCCTGGCCGTCCCTGACTGTCCCTCTCTCCCGCCCTCAGTACCTTCGGTCTGATGGATTCCGAGGGAACCTGCCTGGCGGTGATGGTGTACAATATGGCGGAGAGCTGGGGTGTTCTCATCGGAGACACAGTGGCTATTCCTGAGCCCCAGGTGAAACACCACAGCATTGACCATGACGGCaaggtgagagagagcgagagagagagagaatggcgaGCGGGTCACGGGGAGGTTGTGATGGGTCTGTACGCCCCGCGACATAAACATACCTCCGTTAGCACTCCAGGGGACCTCCCGCGATGgtacagaacaggaacagggagaggccattcagccccgctcccccccccattGCCATctctcttcccaatcctccagCGGAATCTGCGGCCGACAT of Hemiscyllium ocellatum isolate sHemOce1 chromosome 27 unlocalized genomic scaffold, sHemOce1.pat.X.cur. SUPER_27_unloc_2, whole genome shotgun sequence contains these proteins:
- the ttc5 gene encoding tetratricopeptide repeat protein 5 translates to VVNKAQFLMLKGKAVNVLSEYRPAAEEALSKAVKFEPGLVEAWNQLGEVYWKKGDVVGARTCFSGALTHCKNKVSLRNLSMVLRQLRAEGEDYASNVLSSVEQAKMAVQMDVKDGTSWYILGNAYLSLFFVSGQNPRLAQQALTAYAQAEAVDPSSRGNADLHLNRSTLYKYGESYSDALRGFARAAALDPALPEPRIRETQLLTYLERLATLLRQKGMLKTKRLNTMMASLQNKELATYKARTYTGSSGKELSLTLKPLRGLSPGLNTGTVVIGKVLFSLTDEEKVPFTFGLMDSEGTCLAVMVYNMAESWGVLIGDTVAIPEPQVKHHSIDHDGKQISFTNIRVASPLVLLVNGRKQSLSSQARAIVNYKPQTE